The following proteins are co-located in the Citrobacter freundii ATCC 8090 = MTCC 1658 = NBRC 12681 genome:
- a CDS encoding diol dehydratase small subunit — MNDNIMTAQDYPLATRCPEKIQTPTGKPLTDITLENVLAGRVGPQDVRISQQTLEYQAQIAEQMQRHAVARNFRRAAELIAIPDARILEIYNALRPFRSSFAELQAIADELEHTWHATVNAGFVRESAEVYQQRNKLRKGSQ, encoded by the coding sequence ATGAACGACAACATCATGACTGCGCAGGATTACCCATTAGCGACCCGCTGCCCGGAGAAAATCCAGACGCCTACCGGCAAGCCGCTAACCGACATTACCCTTGAGAATGTGCTGGCGGGCCGCGTAGGACCGCAGGATGTGCGTATTTCTCAGCAAACGCTGGAGTACCAGGCGCAGATTGCCGAGCAGATGCAGCGTCATGCCGTGGCGCGCAATTTTCGTCGTGCGGCTGAGCTGATTGCGATTCCGGATGCCCGCATTCTGGAGATCTACAACGCGCTGCGGCCGTTTCGTTCTTCGTTCGCCGAGTTGCAGGCCATTGCCGATGAACTGGAACACACATGGCATGCCACGGTGAACGCCGGCTTTGTCCGCGAATCGGCAGAGGTATACCAGCAGAGAAATAAGCTGCGTAAAGGCAGCCAGTGA